CTCACCGAGAAGGTTGAGGTTGAGCCGTGAGCCATCCGCTCGGAGCTTCGCGATGGCCGGTCCCAGCTTCGACGGTGTGACGTCGACGACGAGATCGCCGACGAGCGCGGCGAAGATCTTCTGGGCGATCTCATCCGCCGCCTTCGGCAGCAGGGGTGCGAGCCTCCCTCCGCCCTTCGTCAACACACCGAGGTACGGCGGCAGGAATGACGCGTCCTTCGATGAGATCGCCGACAGGTTGTCGGCGACGACCTTTGAATCCTCGGGGCGGATCACCCCATCGACGAAGCTGACCGTGTAATCCAGGCCGCCCGGGTGGTCGAGCACCCGGGACAGCAGGCGAGAGGCATACGGAGTCGCGTACTTCTGAGCGTTGTCGGACCACTCCTGTGCCTTCGCGATCGATCGCGTCACAATGTCCATCTGCCTGATCTCCTTCTAGGCCACGTTCGTGGCATTTCCCCATTCGGCGAGCCCCAGCAGGGCCAGCCCCAATATCGTGAGAGTCGCTGCGTCCCACGCGCGCCCGCGCACATCGGGCACCGCCCCTGTCGGAAGGACGAGGCGGGCGGCCGCAAGGCCGACCATGGTGGCGCCGAGTGCGCGGATGGAAGAGACGGGTCCTGCAATGAAGCCGAGGACGACGATGGCCACGACCCAGAAAAACAGAGCTGTCAGCAGCGCGGGTGCAGGAACCCGGTTTTCTCCCATACGATCAACCTTAGTGGCTTGGAGGTCGATTGATTACGATTTGTGGAACAGGTTTAGCGGGTCTGCGCACCGCCGTCGAACTGCGCGGCCTGGGGTACGAGGGGCGGATCCGTGCCATCGAGCGCGAGGGTG
This is a stretch of genomic DNA from Flaviflexus salsibiostraticola. It encodes these proteins:
- a CDS encoding DUF3017 domain-containing protein, encoding MGENRVPAPALLTALFFWVVAIVVLGFIAGPVSSIRALGATMVGLAAARLVLPTGAVPDVRGRAWDAATLTILGLALLGLAEWGNATNVA